A window of Actinomycetota bacterium genomic DNA:
CTTATGGCCCGAGGATGAGAAAAAATGATGGCAGGGCGATTCCTGCTTTCATTAGCCAGGCACTTAAAAATAAAGAAATAACTGTTTTTGGAAATGGAAAGCAAACAAGAAGTTTTTGTTATATAAGTGATCAGATTAACGGTATTTTCAGACTTATTAACTCTGATTATCATTTTCCAGTTAATATCGGAAATCCTGATGAAATGACAATACTGGAGCTGGCTGAAAAAATAAAAGAAGTTTGCAACAGCAGTAGTAAGATTGTTTATCATGAGCTTCCGGTTGATGATCCTATGGTAAGACGTCCAGATATTAGCAAAGCAGAGAAGATATTAAACTGGAAACCTGAAGTCAATTTTGAAGAGGGTATTGAAAAAACAATAGAATGGTTTAGAAATAATTAATTTTAAGTCTTAAATATATTATAAGAAAAATAAGAAAAATAAGAAGAATTATGAATGAGGAAACAAAAAAAGATAAAAAATTATCAATAGTAATACCTTGTTATAACGAATACAGAACAATAGAAAATATTGTCAATAAGGTATTATTAGTGGATTTAAACGGCATTGAAAAAGAAATTATTGTAGTGGATGATGGTTCGAAAAATAAGACCATTGAAGTTCTCAAAGAAAAGATTGAGCCGATGGTGTCAAAAGTAATTTATAAATCAAAAAATGAAGGAAAAGGGGCCGCATTAAGAACCGGATTTGAAAACATTACCGGTGATTATGTTATTGTACAGGATGCAGACCTTGAATATGATCCTGAAGAATATAATATTTTGTTAAAACCCATGTTGGATGGATTTGCAGATGTGGTTTATGGCTCAAGATTTATAGGAGGCAGACCACACAGGATTTTATTTTACTGGCATTCAAGAGGAAATAGATTTCTTACAAATTTTTCAAATATGTTTACCAATCTGAATCTTACAGATATGGAAACCTGCTATAAATTGTTTAAGGCAGAAATTATAAAAAAAGTAAAAATTACTGAAAACCGATTTGGTTTTGAGCCGGAAATAACTGCAAAAGTTGCCAGGCTAGGATGCCGTATATATGAAGTCGGTATATCATATTATGGCAGAACCTACCAGGAAGGTAAAAAGATAAACTGGAAAGATGGATTCAGAGCAATTTTTGTAATTTTAAAATATGGATTATTTAAAATGAAATAATCCATATTAATAGACCATATAAGACAGAGGTTTTATTGCTTTATAACAAGCATAATTATAAGCTTAACATTTTGTCAAAAAATAAATTAGAACCCTTATTATTTCTTTGCTATCTTGCACTTCCTTTTATCTTTTTTAAAGATTCTTTAAATATTAATTCTGTGATACTGGGGACAGGAGATACTACTGCAATAATATTACCTTTAAGAGAACTAATAACAAATTTAATTAAAAACGGAGAAATGCCTTTTTGGAATATTTTTAATTTCAGCGGCTATCCTTTATTAGCCTATAATGAGGCCGGGCTTTTTTATCCGGTTACAATGATTTTAAACTTATTATTTCCTGTCCATCTTGCTCATAATTTATCAATATTGCTGCATTATTCGCTGGCAGGAATATTCATGCACCTTTTCTTAAAAGAATACAAGCTAAATATTTTTTCAATTTTTACCGGTAGTATCATTTTTATGTTCAGCGGAATAACTATTACTCACAGAAGCCATCCAAATATTTTATATACTTTGGTATGGTTGCCATTGATTCTGTTTTTTTTAATTAAATACAGGCGCAGCAAAGATTTAAATTTTTTATTTATATGCAGCATAT
This region includes:
- a CDS encoding glycosyltransferase family 2 protein, whose protein sequence is MNEETKKDKKLSIVIPCYNEYRTIENIVNKVLLVDLNGIEKEIIVVDDGSKNKTIEVLKEKIEPMVSKVIYKSKNEGKGAALRTGFENITGDYVIVQDADLEYDPEEYNILLKPMLDGFADVVYGSRFIGGRPHRILFYWHSRGNRFLTNFSNMFTNLNLTDMETCYKLFKAEIIKKVKITENRFGFEPEITAKVARLGCRIYEVGISYYGRTYQEGKKINWKDGFRAIFVILKYGLFKMK